The Oscillospiraceae bacterium genome has a window encoding:
- a CDS encoding GTP pyrophosphokinase family protein: protein MENELQKYFLGQDSSLSLEQLDAFFQNTKKFSDMLMMYQCAIREIRTKFEILNDDLSYRNNRNPIEMIKSRVKKPQSILEKLKRRNLELSVSSVMENLNDVAGVRVICSFVDDIYKVAEMFTRQDDVIVLEVKDYIKNPKPNGYRSYHMIVEIPVFFADRKQAVKVEVQFRTIAMDFWASLEHGMKYKKDMPDAEELIAELKACADVIAKTDLHMQDINERLQALSHPEES, encoded by the coding sequence ATGGAAAATGAATTGCAAAAATATTTTTTAGGGCAGGATTCCTCCCTGTCTTTGGAACAATTAGACGCATTCTTTCAAAATACAAAAAAATTCTCGGATATGCTGATGATGTATCAATGCGCTATCCGAGAAATCCGCACCAAGTTTGAAATTTTAAACGATGACCTTTCCTATCGCAACAACCGAAACCCCATTGAAATGATTAAATCCAGAGTGAAGAAACCCCAAAGTATTTTAGAAAAGCTGAAGCGAAGAAACTTAGAGCTTTCCGTTTCCTCTGTGATGGAAAACTTAAACGATGTGGCAGGAGTTCGGGTCATCTGTTCCTTTGTGGACGATATTTACAAGGTTGCGGAAATGTTTACCCGCCAAGACGACGTTATTGTGCTGGAAGTGAAAGACTACATCAAAAATCCCAAACCAAATGGTTACCGCAGTTATCATATGATTGTGGAAATCCCTGTCTTTTTTGCAGACAGAAAGCAAGCTGTGAAGGTGGAAGTGCAGTTTCGTACCATTGCTATGGATTTTTGGGCCAGCTTGGAGCACGGCATGAAATACAAAAAAGATATGCCCGATGCAGAGGAACTGATTGCAGAATTAAAAGCCTGTGCTGATGTGATTGCAAAAACCGACCTGCATATGCAGGACATCAACGAACGTCTGCAGGCCCTCTCCCACCCTGAAGAATCATAA